The proteins below come from a single Aspergillus oryzae RIB40 DNA, chromosome 5 genomic window:
- a CDS encoding fungal specific transcription factor domain-containing protein (predicted protein): MSVEAPVDSSQVLWDQSAPNFGDLTHIIDNMTVASQLAHDQPNLPLSFSLFDEMVPQPSSIHWQYPSTTPSHEATGFRQVPHLFEEFSSAFPSFEILPSMQTYQEPWKITQQLWDRLFAQVQFFSPLLPPEFVLQSRHTLTRYLGTYFSGFHRHLPFLHIPTFSLERCPVELILAMAVIGAQSNFEYDNARILFEASYVIVQERLRNRKAELCYRSFPIDDEASAVLQPGCQPWMESSFSVLEVPSDSTAGQAGIPQFHPLPAAQTLLLLMAMATWGNSKAIYNKAFGLQNTIVNLVRKEEFLKVQTQTPEGVGWRQWVQIEGFKRTIAIIYCFLNFHTIVNDTPPPIRTSELIINLPSREADWAAQTEKEWQEIRGRSEPEPEFQSYFSNLFLERKEDNEIVKGYSSLGGYTLILALIQHIYFLRELSKYKPGSEQSLSPADAANVEQALRNWESGWYTDPESSLSPGNPQGPISFNSTALLRMAYIRLVVDVGPWRALNTHNPYEIAMSMHQSPPLTPSTKLSHAVLYAAHALSIPVKMGVSIVTRSQAFTWSLQHSLCALECAFVVSKWLLAMQNRTSEVPVDKEETTLVVYLTDIVTEADPAMGSVRGGGEIPHLSKLCVRVIKLWAKLLSGEAHWDVVRMIGKVLEAYGYILEKELLV; encoded by the coding sequence ATGTCTGTAGAGGCTCCCGTCGACTCGTCCCAGGTGCTATGGGATCAGTCGGCACCTAATTTTGGTGACTTGACCCACATTATTGACAATATGACTGTAGCATCACAATTAGCCCATGACCAGCCAAACTTGCCACTCTCATTTTCTCTATTCGATGAGATGGTCCCTCAGCCTTCCAGCATTCATTGGCAATATCCTAGTACTACCCCATCTCATGAAGCCACAGGCTTTCGTCAGGTCCCGCATCTATTTGAGGAATTCTCCTCAGCATTCCCTTCCTTTGAAATATTACCGTCAATGCAGACTTACCAAGAACCATGGAAAATTACGCAACAACTTTGGGATAGACTCTTTGCGCAAGTTCAATTCTTTAGTCCCCTTCTTCCGCCTGAATTTGTGCTTCAGTCGCGACATACTTTGACTCGCTACCTCGGAACATACTTCTCGGGATTCCACCGTCATCTGCCATTTCTTCACATCCCTACATTCTCACTAGAGAGGTGTCCAGTTGAACTAATACTCGCCATGGCGGTTATTGGAGCCCAGTCTAACTTTGAATATGATAACGCGAGAATTCTGTTCGAAGCGTCTTATGTCATAGTCCAAGAACGTCTGCGTAACCGCAAAGCGGAGCTTTGCTATAGATCATTCCCAATAGATGATGAGGCATCGGCTGTTTTGCAACCCGGATGTCAGCCATGGATGGAAAGCTCTTTCTCTGTCCTAGAAGTTCCGTCAGACTCGACCGCGGGCCAGGCCGGCATCCCTCAATTCCATCCACTACCTGCTGCACAAACACTCCTTTTGCTCATGGCAATGGCAACATGGGGCAATTCAAAGGCCATATATAACAAAGCCTTTGGTCTACAAAACACAATAGTCAATCTTGTgcgaaaggaagaattcctGAAGGTGCAAACTCAGACACCGGAAGGCGTTGGCTGGCGTCAATGGGTTCAAATCGAAGGGTTCAAGCGGACAATCGCTATAATATACTGCTTTTTAAATTTCCACACTATAGTCAATGATACCCCGCCCCCCATTCGAACCTCAGAACTGATCATCAACCTACCTTCGCGGGAAGCAGATTGGGCGGCCCAGACTGAGAAGGAGTGGCAGGAAATCCGGGGTAGATCGGAACCTGAGCCAGAATTTCAATCATATTTTTCGAATCTCTTCCTAGAGCGAAAGGAGGACAACGAAATCGTCAAGGGATATTCCTCACTGGGTGGATACACCCTCATATTGGCTTTGATTCAACACATCTACTTCCTACGCGAGTTGAGCAAATACAAACCTGGCTCAGAACAGAGCCTTTCTCCAGCAGATGCAGCAAACGTGGAGCAAGCACTGAGGAACTGGGAGAGTGGATGGTATACAGACCCAGAATCATCCCTCAGTCCTGGAAATCCACAAGGCccaatttccttcaactccacAGCTTTGCTTCGAATGGCCTATATTCGGCTGGTTGTGGATGTGGGTCCGTGGCGCGCTCTAAACACTCATAATCCTTACGAGATTGCGATGTCTATGCACCAAAGTCCGCCCCTAACACCCTCTACTAAACTGTCACACGCAGTGCTGTACGCTGCGCACGCACTCAGCATTCCGGTTAAAATGGGCGTCAGTATCGTGACACGTAGTCAGGCCTTTACTTGGTCCCTCCAGCATTCACTCTGTGCACTTGAGTGCGCTTTCGTGGTTAGCAAGTGGTTGCTTGCCATGCAAAATCGGACGTCCGAGGTGCCCGTCGATAAGGAGGAAACAACCCTGGTTGTCTATCTCACTGATATTGTGACAGAGGCAGACCCTGCGATGGGTTCGGTGAGAGGCGGCGGGGAGATACCACACCTTTCTAAATTGTGTGTTCGGGTCATCAAGCTTTGGGCGAAACTTCTGAGCGGGGAAGCACACTGGGACGTAGTACGCATGATTGGAAAAGTGTTAGAAGCATATGGTTACATCTTAGAGAAAGAGCTCTTAGTGTAA
- a CDS encoding HET domain-containing protein (predicted protein), whose protein sequence is MEQSEKLLSNEIRLLILLPGIWSDPIRCKWRVVSLNGKPEYKALSYVWGRSKHSQPIYLNGSPVYITRHLRRALRQLRSDSEAVCLWIDAVCINQSDDEEKTEQVKMMGKIYAQSQEVVVYLGDAFAPSFSQSFNHPSDTSDAIAHTIAPHECYSTAALDEKDTGLVWRRQMSYKDGSYLFCFIQLLADGVDMNSFMAGKGQGSLDEVMEALRLFLSAVKWWKRVWVIQEVVIATKIMILYGSMIAPWEMFVKAANRVLGNSQMQISSLAVNDTKVLLEFSRRILSIESIRARWQSPEQITLLQLLRQFSGREATDPRDKVYALLGLAKDKPSVEPNYAASERDVFVGTALDIISRSKSLGVLTGDFTMKNNHALPSWVPDWSSPFEASIQSRVESVKHYTACKNSTIYVQLEESEEVSSAYQDCYIGPLRYREIIEKCYGPWGGHMCLRVHEQGRISLPALIVDRIMAVGETMWSDAVLTSTISSWLAVIAEYSFLFENMMTRDDFERTISYRMLVGERST, encoded by the exons ATGGAACAGTCAGAAAAGCTTCTCTCGAATGAGATCCGACTGTTGATCCTCCTGCCCGGCATATGGTCCGACCCAATCCGTTGTAAATGGCGTGTCGTCTCACTCAATGGAAAGCCGGAATACAAGGCCCTATCCTATGTATGGGGCCGGTCGAAACACTCGCAACCTATTTACTTAAATGGTTCTCCAGTATATATCACGAGACATCTCCGACGTGCCCTACGGCAGCTACGCAGTGACAGCGAGGCTGTTTGCTTATGGATCGATGCTGTCTGCATAAATCAatccgacgacgaagagaagaCAGAAcaggtgaagatgatgggaaaGATCTACGCTCAAAGTCAAGAGGTGGTTGTTTATCTGGGCGATGCTTTCGCTCCGAGCTTTTCCCAATCTTTTAACCACCCTTCCGACACGAGCGATGCCATAGCACATACAATCGCACCCCATGAATGCTATTCTACGGCGGCTCTCGATGAGAAAGATACGGGCCTTGTCTGGCGGAGGCAGATGAGTTACAAGGATGGGAGCTaccttttctgtttcatcCAACTTTTAGCCGACGGAGTTGACATGAACAGCTTTATGGCGGGCAAAGGTCAAGGCAGCTTAGACGAGGTCATGGAAGCGTTAAGACTATTTCTCTCCGCAGTCAAATGGTGGAAGAGAGTCTGGGTTATCCAAGAGGTGGTCATCGCCACCAAGATTATGATCTTGTATGGCTCTATGATTGCTCCGTGGGAGATGTTCGTTAAGGCCGCAAACCGCGTGCTTGGAAATTCTCAGATGCAGATTTCCTCACTCGCAGTAAACGACACGAAAGTCCTTCTTGAATTCTCTAGACGAATCCTCAGCATTGAGTCTATCCGAGCTAGATGGCAGAGTCCTGAACAGATAACATTGTTACAGCTCTTGCGCCAATTCAGTGGTAGAGAGGCAACAGACCCCAGAGATAAGGTCTATGCTCTGCTTGGTCTTGCAAAGGACAAACCTTCTGTTGAGCCTAATTACGCGGCCTCAGAGCGGGATGTTTTCGTTGGCACCGCTCTCGATATTATATCCAGATCGAAGAGTCTCGGTGTCTTGACGGGCGATTTCACAATGAAGAATAATCATGCACTGCCCTCGTGGGTTCCCGATTGGAGTTCACCCTTTGAGGCATCAATACAGAGCCGAGTAGAGAGTGTGAAACACTACACTGCATGCAAGAACTCCACAATATATGTGCAACTGGAGGAATCGGAGGAAGTATCAAGCGCATATCAGGACTGTTATATAGGACCATTGAGGTACCGTGAAATTATTGAAAAGTGCTACGGGCCTTGGGGAGGGCATATGTGCTTGCGAGTGCATGAACAAGGCCGTATCTCTCTACCAGCCTTGATCGTCGATCGGATTATGGCTGTCGGAGAAACGATGTGGTCGGATGCAGTACTAACTTCGACAATAAGCTCATGGCTTGCGGTAATTGCTGAATACTCGTTCCTTTTCGAGAATATGATGACCCGTGATGACTTCGAGCGCACCAT ATCTTATCGGATGCTGGTTGGCGAGAGAAGTACCTGA
- a CDS encoding O-methyltransferase (predicted protein), whose amino-acid sequence MSSPSPVDAPPHVLQLLSKLHKLSLEQEATIAKTGKVFSATVIGDFEDKLPEKDATAEFDKLMLDKFIALDEDKCQFVYQLINAMGATNVVEAGTSFGVSTIYLALAVAKTKAATGKPGVVIATEKEPEKAKIARVYWKQCGPAVENEIDFREGDLLETLKENLPEVDLLLLDSKYIPSTWSCACCWAPTNRLRLVWSKLALPTLKTVQPHLRHGAVVLTDNTISGAQGYADLLAYLREPGNGFRNMTLPFTNGLEMSVYLPENK is encoded by the coding sequence ATGTCCTCCCCATCACCCGTGGATGCACCGCCCCATGTGCTCCAACTTTTATCAAAACTCCATAAATTGTCGTTGGAGCAGGAAGCTACCATCGCTAAAACTGGCAAGGTCTTCTCGGCCACGGTCATAGGTGACTTCGAGGACAAGCTCCCTGAGAAGGATGCGACAGCCGAGTTCGACAAGCTGATGCTCGATAAATTTATTGCTCTCGATGAGGATAAATGTCAGTTTGTATATCAATTAATCAACGCGATGGGAGCCACGAATGTGGTGGAGGCGGGAACCAGTTTCGGCGTCAGCACTATCTATCTAGCTCTCGCGGTAGCTAAAACGAAGGCTGCGACAGGAAAGCCCGGTGTGGTCATCgccacagagaaagagcCAGAGAAGGCAAAGATTGCACGAGTCTACTGGAAGCAATGTGGCCCCGCGGTGGAGAATGAGATTGACTTTCGCGAGGGCGATCTCCTCGAAACGCTGAAGGAGAACCTGCCAGAGGTCGACTTACTCTTACTGGATAGTAAGTATATCCCGTCCACGTGGTCCTGTGCTTGTTGTTGGGCACCAACTAACCGTCTTCGACTAGTCTGGTCGAAACTTGCCCTCCCAACTCTCAAAACAGTCCAGCCGCATCTTCGACACGGCGCCGTGGTCCTTACCGACAACACTATCTCGGGTGCTCAAGGATATGCGGACTTGTTGGCTTACCTCAGAGAACCAGGAAATGGATTTCGCAATATGACTTTGCCATTCACCAATGGGCTTGAGATGAGTGTTTATCTACCAGAGAACAAATAA
- a CDS encoding PhzF family phenazine biosynthesis protein (predicted epimerase, PhzC/PhzF homolog): MATHLNFVTLDVFTTTPFKGNPLGVVHLPPGAPLSQAQKQAIAREFNLSESVFIHDVDPSNDPDPHTRRIDIFTTTEELPFAGHPTIGTASYLQAQGINKLITKAGPIPIRSDAGEGLVSAAIPHDTHLNSKVLGHIESTLRADRLHSTPEIRSAELQAPIFSIVKGMTFALIPLPSLDLLSQVLPGAFPCAMRDLVDVEWSETFIGRYYYVISGTSVSDSGVRTVQLRTRMVEDQIEDPATGSAACALTSYLALQKYSETRIQFQVTQGVEMGRQSDIAVEVKVDVGEDGVRRVKEVQLGGKARQIMSGGILVPSV; encoded by the coding sequence ATGGCTACTCATCTCAACTTCGTCACCCTTGACGTCTTTACCACCACGCCCTTCAAGGGCAACCCCCTGGGTGTCGTCCACCTCCCTCCTGGGGCCCCGCTCTCTCAGGCCCAGAAACAGGCCATTGCTCGAGAATTCAACCTTTCAGAATCAGTTTTCATACATGATGTCGACCCAAGCAACGACCCCGACCCGCACACCCGCCGCATCGACATTTTCACGACGACCGAGGAGCTCCCCTTTGCCGGCCATCCCACCATCGGCACGGCCAGCTACCTCCAGGCGCAAGGGatcaacaagctcatcaCCAAGGCAGGTCCCATTCCCATCCGCTCCGATGCGGGAGAAGGGCTCGTTAGCGCTGCTATTCCGCACGACACCCATCTCAACTCCAAGGTTCTCGGCCACATCGAGTCAACTCTTCGTGCGGACCGCCTGCATTCCACCCCCGAGATTCGCTCAGCAGagcttcaagctcctatTTTCAGCATCGTGAAGGGGATGACTTTTGCTCTTATTCCCCTCCCGAGTCTGGATCTGTTATCTCAGGTTTTACCAGGCGCTTTCCCTTGTGCAATGCGCGACCTTGTTGATGTAGAATGGAGTGAGACGTTCATCGGGCGGTACTATTATGTTATTTCCGGGACGAGCGTCTCGGACTCTGGGGTAAGGACGGTTCAGTTGAGAACGAGGATGGTGGAGGATCAGATAGAAGATCCAGCCACAGGGTCGGCAGCGTGTGCATTGACAAGCTATCTTGCCCTCCAGAAGTATAGCGAGACAAGAATTCAGTTTCAAGTGACACAGGGCGTGGAGATGGGGCGGCAGAGTGATATTGCAGTCGAGGTTAAGGTTGATGTTGGAGAGGACGGGGTGAGGAGGGTAAAGGAGGTACAGCTTGGGGGCAAGGCAAGACAAATCATGAGTGGAGGTATTCTTGTGCCTTCTGTTTAA
- a CDS encoding uncharacterized protein (predicted protein), translating to MQLQNLILVGSLAAGAVAGDLRRQVATNGTGNACAQISSRASRTLAASPSATPVVDGELALACLKSVPLGKAEALQLMESIFPYVEWQSDTSYIKNPPSAYLEPAVDIWAELNKVYDNIKSDKYAGEYEFQADLFKAFNLAHDGHFRFFPDLLTKVLTFHRNVGLVSVSLDGKETPQIYVHSKLVPTKSPKTPSTIVLTLLADIVERVENGLDPSPVKSINGEDAVKYLEYWSQLGSLNDPDALYNSLFFSKPFAASTPGFDGYFSGSARYGYIYPGNTTVIEFANGTSRSYRTTAQIKADLTGVTDGQSLYQKFCTGPSSTESAASTTSSPAATATATPAPGYPDPEVISSDNVISGYFLDSDKNSEVAVLSMLSFEPSTPAEFQAVLEKFLRHAKAAGKTKLVIDLSGNGGGYILQGYDTFRQLFPSIVQDGYTRFRYTEALAAMAEQFNAVLPEDFNPDSATDDEIQMFESPPNYRYDLNLENKHFTSLEEKFGPREYNGDQYTSIIRWDLDDPLTTVNQTYGMGMEITGYGTRRNFTQPFAAEDIVMLYDGYCASTCTLFSEFMRLQGGVKSIAIGGRPSSDPMQGIGGIKGSNNFAFSYIYSLAQLAIDSAQPGQEHKANWTALTELSELPTNRSTDTSINVRDNILPENLDDGLPSQFVYEKADCRLFYEPEMIVDVTAMWEAAADAAWGNKECVNGHLGLKKRTATRARRSRIFPPRKMTVNVPANPVEDRSPWWTQKHGTKVPL from the exons atgcagctgcagaacCTTATTCTCGTCGGCTCCTTGGCCGCAGGAGCAGTAGCAGGAGACCTTCGGAGACAGGTTGCCACAAATGGGACAGGCAATGCTTGTGCACAGATCAGCAGTAGGGCCTCTAGGACTTTAGCGGCTTCACCGTCGG CTACCCCGGTCGTGGATGGTGAGCTTGCTCTGGCCTGCTTAAAGTCGGTTCCTCTCGGGAAGGCGGAGGCTCTCCAGTTGATGGAGTCGATTTTCCCTTATGTGGAGTGGCAGTCCG ATACCTCGTATATTAAAAACCCACCCTCTGCTTATCTCGAGCCAGCCGTGGATATCTGGGCTGAACTGAACAAAGTGTACGACAACATCAAATCTGACAAATATGCCGGTGAATATGAGTTCCAAGCGGATCTCTTCAAGGCATTCAACCTCGCCCATGACGGACActtccgtttcttccccGACCTTCTGACCAAGGTGCTGACGTTCCATCGCAACGTTGGTCTGGTTTCCGTCAGCTTAGACGGCAAGGAGACTCCCCAGATCTATGTGCACAGTAAGCTTGTTCCTACCAAGTCACCAAAGACCCCGTCGACAATAGTGCTAACTTTATTAGCCGATATCGTCGAAAGGGTAGAGAACGGACTCGATCCATCTCCAGTGAAATCCATCAATGGGGAGGACGCGGTAAAATACCTCGAGTATTGGTCCCAGCTAGGAAGTCTGAACGATCCCGACGCACTCTACaactcccttttcttctcgaagccctTTGCAGCAAGCACCCCGGGCTTCGACGGTTACTTCTCAGGAAGTGCCCGCTACGGATACATCTATCCTGGAAACACAACGGTAATCGAGTTCGCCAACGGAACGAGCAGATCCTACCGAACCACAGCACAGATCAAAGCCGACCTCACCGGAGTGACCGACGGCCAAAGCCTGTACCAGAAGTTCTGCACAGGCCCATCCAGCACGGAATCCGCAGCGTCAACCACCTCAtcaccagcagcaacagcaaccgCCACTCCAGCACCAGGATACCCAGACCCCGAAGTTATCAGCTCAGACAACGTCATCTCCGGCTACTTCCTCGACTCAGACAAGAACTCCGAAGTCGCCGTCCTGAGCATGTTGTCTTTCGAGCCCAGCACGCCCGCCGAGTTCCAAGCTGTGCTGGAGAAATTCCTCCGCCACGCCAAAGCAGCAGGTAAGACCAAGCTCGTCATCGACCTCTCCGGCAACGGAGGCGGCTACATCCTCCAAGGCTACGACACCTTCCGGCAGCTATTCCCCAGCATCGTCCAGGACGGATACACACGCTTCCGTTACACCGAAGCCCTCGCCGCCATGGCCGAGCAGTTCAACGCCGTCCTCCCAGAGGACTTCAACCCCGACAGCGCGACGGACGACGAAATCCAAATGTTCGAATCACCACCAAACTACCGCTACGACCTAAACCTGGAAAACAAGCACTTCACCTCCCTCGAAGAGAAGTTCGGCCCCCGTGAATACAACGGCGACCAATACACAAGCATCATCCGGTGGGACCTAGACGACCCGCTCACCACCGTCAACCAGACATACGGCATGGGCATGGAGATCACGGGGTATGGCACGCGCCGGAACTTCACGCAGCCATTTGCAGCCGAGGACATCGTCATGCTGTATGACGGCTACTGCGCTTCGACTTGTACTCTCTTCTCCGAGTTCATGCGTCTCCAGGGCGGCGTCAAGAGCATTGCTATCGGCGGTCGGCCGTCCTCGGACCCGATGCAGGGAATCGGCGGTATCAAGGGATCCAACAATTTCGCCTTCTCCTACATTTACTCTCTCGCGCAACTGGCCATCGATTCCGCTCAACCCGGTCAGGAACATAAAGCTAACTGGACGGCGCTCACGGAACTAAGCGAGTTGCCCACCAACCGCTCGACGGATACCTCCATCAACGTGCGCGACAATATCCTCCCGGAGAACCTGGACGACGGGCTTCCATCTCAGTTTGTCTACGAGAAGGCCGATTGCCGTCTCTTCTATGAGCCCGAGATGATCGTAGATGTTACTGCGATGTGGGAGGCTGCTGCCGATGCTGCTTGGGGTAACAAGGAGTGTGTTAACGGACATCTCgggttgaagaagcggaCGGCTACAAGAGCTCGTCGGAGTAGGATTTTCCCACCGCGGAAGATGACCGTCAATGTGCCTGCTAATCCGGTCGAGGATCGCTCGCCTTGGTGGACACAGAAGCATGGAACTAAGGTGCCTCTGTGA
- a CDS encoding uncharacterized protein (predicted protein) — protein MDDYYSSPPAGFTLRRNGSCAANEKECDNPWGRWYDCCPEGTYCSSERSDNDRNVCCRTKSGCKALIEQDPHCANNETWDLYINNQDYFCCLQGKRGFVQTFSEGGAGIACADPGSGELDNPSQSLLNLVASGEL, from the coding sequence ATGGATGATTACTACTCCAGCCCGCCTGCTGGTTTCACTCTTCGGAGAAACGGCTCCTGTGCCGcaaatgagaaagaatgcgACAACCCTTGGGGCCGCTGGTATGACTGCTGTCCTGAAGGCACGTATTGCTCATCTGAAAGGAGTGATAATGATCGAAATGTCTGTTGTCGTACCAAGTCAGGGTGCAAAGCATTAATCGAACAAGATCCACACTGCGCCAACAATGAGACCTGGGACCTGTATATCAATAATCAGGATTACTTTTGCTGTCTGCAGGGGAAGCGCGGCTTTGTGCAAACCTTTAGCGAAGGTGGAGCAGGTATTGCCTGCGCAGATCCGGGAAGCGGGGAACTGGATAATCCTTCGCAGAGTTTACTCAATCTCGTTGCAAGTGGTGAGCTCTAG
- a CDS encoding threonine/serine dehydratase (serine racemase) → MDPQSLAQSLTPSKVHAAHALIKPYIHRTPLLTNKTLNGIASTPQTPDALKGTPYEGQTPAAPTIRFFFKCENLQRIGAFKARGAFHALLRLIEERGEEEVRRMGVVTHSSGNHAQALALASSTLNIPSYIVMPSISTTSKIEGTKAYATKVVFSGSTSTEREAVVAEVQSQTDAILIPPYDDFNIICGQGTTGLEIEEQYLELLAQNPQLSVHGSSGSGLDAVITPIGGGGLNAGVATFFSDKKTRVFGAEPSFEGADDCRRGLEAGERVTSVKSLTIGDGLRTPVGLLNWEVISDKKKVEGVFAVTEEQIKAAMRLVLERMKVVVEPSAVVGLAVCLFNEEFRRIVEREGGEEGWDIGIVFSGGNTTVEAIGKLFS, encoded by the exons atggACCCTCAATCCCTCGCCCAATCCCTAACCCCATCTAAAGTGCACGCCGCCCACGCCCTCATAAAACCCTACATCCACCGCACGCCACTATTGACCAACAAAACCCTCAACGGAATAGCCTCCACGCCGCAAACCCCAGATGCGTTGAAGGGAACACCCTACGAGGGACAGACACCTGCGGCCCCGACTATCCGGTTCTTCTTCAAATGCGAGAATCTGCAGCGCATTGGCGCGTTCAAGGCCCGGGGCGCGTTTCATGCTCTGCTGAGACTCATTgaggagaggggggaggaggaggttaGGAGGATGGGGGTTGTTACGCATAGTTCTG GAAACCACGCGCAAGCCCTAGCCCTCGCATCCTCCACGCTCAACATCCCCTCCTACATCGTCATGCCCAGCATCAGCACCACCTCCAAAATCGAAGGCACAAAAGCCTACGCCACGAAAGTCGTCTTCAGCGGATCAACAAGCACCGAGCGCGAAGCCGTCGTCGCCGAAGTCCAGAGCCAAACCGATGCCATCCTCATTCCGCCGTACGACGACTTCAACATTATCTGTGGCCAGGGCACGACGGGTCTCGAGATTGAAGAGCAGTACCTGGAACTTCTGGCGCAGAACCCACAGTTGAGTGTCCATGGTTCGTCTGGGTCGGGGTTAGATGCGGTGATTACGCCTATTGGGGGTGGGGGTTTGAATGCTGGTGTGGCGACTTTCTTTTCGGATAAGAAGACGAGGGTTTTTGGGGCGGAGCCGAGTTTTGAGGGCGCGGATGATTGTCGACGAGGCCTGGAGGCCGGGGAGCGGGTGACGAGTGTCAAGTCGTTGACTATTGGGGATGGATTGAGGACTCCTGTGGGATTGTTGAATTGGGAGGTTATTTCGGATAaaaagaaggtggagggCGTGTTTGCGGTTACGGAGGAGCAAATTAAGGCGGCGATGAGGCTGGTGTTAGAGAGGATGAAGGTAGTGGTTGAGCCGAGTGCGGTGGTGGGTTTGGCGGTTTGCTTGTTCAATGAGGAGTTCCGGAGGATCGTGGAGAGAgagggtggtgaagaaggttggGATATTGGAATCGTCTTCAGTGGAGGAAATACCACTGTCGAGGCGATAGGGAAGCTTTTTAGTTGA
- a CDS encoding NAD(P)/FAD-dependent oxidoreductase (NADH dehydrogenase, FAD-containing subunit) yields the protein MQRIVVIGTGFAGMWSALAAMRLIDLHGGKATGIEVTVVSPEPTLVIRPRLYESGAKNMSASLEDLFRVTGIHFAKGTVETIYVPQRLVKIVDQAGVCSTISYDRLVLAAGSRLRRPNIPGLRGHSFSIDQLGEAADFEAHLHSLASLPPSPARNTVVVGGGGFTGVEIAAELPERLRSILGQEAEVRVVIVEQATEIGPELGANPRPVITQALAEQGVETKLGAGVMSVDDKGVVTTSGERIESLTVLWTAGLEATPLTQQIPGAKDKCGRLHVDVDLRVPSAKDIFVAGDAALAETDGNGHYAMMSCQHAMPLGRFAGHNAAADLLNVPTKPYSQPTYGTCLDLGPWGAVVTEGWDRTVRFKASVAKPIKENINRVVIYPPSANRAEAFAAADPDSPGPTLT from the coding sequence ATGCAGAGAATAGTGGTTATCGGGACGGGCTTTGCTGGAATGTGGAGCGCCCTTGCTGCCATGCGCTTGATTGACCTGCACGGAGGGAAAGCTACCGGCATTGAAGTGACGGTCGTGTCGCCAGAGCCAACACTGGTTATACGTCCCCGATTGTACGAATCAGGCGCGAAAAACATGAGTGCTTCGCTTGAAGATCTTTTCCGTGTCACAGGTATCCACTTTGCCAAAGGCACAGTCGAGACTATCTACGTCCCGCAACGCCTGGTGAAGATTGTGGACCAAGCTGGGGTGTGTTCGACCATTTCGTACGACCGGCTTGTGCTAGCAGCCGGCAGTCGCTTGAGACGTCCAAATATCCCCGGGCTTCGTGGGCACTCATTCAGCATCGACCAGCTTGGGGAGGCGGCAGACTTTGAGGCTCATCTGCACAGTCTAGCCTCCCTTCCTCCTAGCCCGGCTCGCAATACGGTTGTCGTTGGAGGCGGCGGCTTTACGGGTGTTGAAATTGCAGCTGAGCTACCCGAACGTTTACGTTCGATCCTCGGCCAGGAGGCAGAAGTGCGCGTCGTCATTGTCGAACAGGCCACCGAAATTGGCCCTGAACTGGGAGCCAACCCACGACCAGTCATTACTCAAGCCCTAGCAGAGCAGGGGGTGGAAACAAAACTTGGGGCGGGAGTTATGTCAGTGGACGACAAAGGTGTGGTGACTACCAGCGGCGAGCGCATTGAGTCCCTCACGGTCCTCTGGACAGCTGGACTAGAAGCAACCCCATTGACGCAGCAGATACCAGGGGCAAAAGACAAATGCGGCCGTCTTCATGTCGATGTGGATCTGCGCGTTCCATCCGCGAAGGATATCTTTGTGGCAGGTGATGCAGCCCTGGCCGAAACAGATGGCAACGGCCACTATGCAATGATGTCGTGTCAGCATGCCATGCCCCTCGGCCGCTTTGCCGGGCACAATGCTGCTGCCGATTTGCTGAACGTTCCGACTAAGCCCTACTCTCAACCTACATATGGAACGTGCCTTGACCTGGGCCCATGGGGAGCAGTTGTCACTGAGGGCTGGGATCGTACAGTCAGGTTCAAAGCATCTGTGGCTAAACCGATCAAGGAAAATATCAACCGTGTTGTGATATATCCGCCTAGTGCTAATCGTGCCGAAGCgtttgctgctgctgaccCAGACAGCCCTGGCCCTACTTTGACTTGA